A portion of the Cyanobium sp. PCC 7001 genome contains these proteins:
- a CDS encoding amino acid ABC transporter permease, with protein sequence MAPSSPTPASPAAALAGRLRRDLFATPTDGLITLVLLGVIGGALTGLLRWAFGRADWAVIRLNSTLFAVGRYPLAQQWRLWLLLALFCGAAGLSWGLLRSQPRPDRQGRLWPPADRWACGLIVALALWTPWALELSASIQLRWAGLAALLLALRWLAGRLGQALSPRQGSWALRSLALLWPALYLIGMELISGGIGLARVPSSDWGGLLLTLLQASFAILLCFPLGVALALGRRSDLPLLRWGSVLYIEFVRGAPLITLLFLGQNILGFLLPGGLAPERVWRAAWVLTFFAAAYLAEAVRSGLAAVPKGQREAARSLGLGPLQTLRHVVLPQALRVALPVMVSQFISLLQDTTLLSLIGLLELLGTARAVMANPAFLGDYGEVYLTLAVLFWGCCTALGLGSRALEHRLDPRHTASAR encoded by the coding sequence ATGGCACCTTCCTCGCCAACGCCGGCCTCCCCCGCGGCAGCCCTGGCGGGCCGTCTCCGCCGCGACCTGTTCGCCACCCCCACCGACGGGCTGATCACCCTGGTGCTGCTGGGCGTGATCGGGGGCGCCCTCACCGGTCTGCTGCGCTGGGCCTTCGGCCGCGCCGACTGGGCCGTGATCCGGCTGAACAGCACCCTCTTCGCCGTGGGGCGCTACCCCCTGGCGCAGCAGTGGCGGCTGTGGCTGCTGCTGGCGCTGTTCTGCGGAGCGGCCGGCCTGAGCTGGGGCCTGCTGCGCAGCCAGCCGCGCCCCGACCGCCAGGGCCGGCTCTGGCCGCCGGCCGACCGCTGGGCCTGCGGGCTGATCGTGGCCCTGGCCCTCTGGACCCCCTGGGCCCTGGAGCTCTCGGCCTCCATCCAGCTGCGCTGGGCGGGCCTGGCCGCCCTGCTGCTGGCGCTGCGCTGGCTGGCAGGACGGCTCGGCCAGGCCCTCAGCCCCCGGCAAGGTTCATGGGCCCTGCGCAGCCTGGCGCTGCTGTGGCCGGCCCTCTACCTGATCGGGATGGAACTGATCAGCGGCGGGATCGGCCTGGCGCGGGTACCGAGCTCGGACTGGGGCGGCCTGCTGCTCACCCTGCTGCAGGCGAGCTTCGCGATCCTGCTCTGCTTCCCGCTGGGGGTGGCCCTGGCCCTGGGACGGCGCAGCGATCTGCCCCTGCTGCGCTGGGGCTCGGTGCTCTACATCGAGTTCGTGCGCGGTGCCCCGCTGATCACCCTGCTCTTTCTTGGGCAGAACATCCTCGGCTTCCTGCTGCCGGGTGGCCTGGCACCCGAGCGGGTATGGCGCGCCGCCTGGGTGCTCACTTTCTTCGCCGCCGCCTACCTGGCCGAAGCGGTGCGCTCGGGTCTGGCGGCCGTGCCCAAGGGCCAGCGCGAGGCCGCCCGCTCCCTGGGTCTCGGCCCCTTGCAGACCCTGCGCCATGTGGTGCTGCCGCAGGCGCTGCGGGTGGCCCTGCCGGTGATGGTGAGCCAGTTCATCTCCCTGCTGCAGGACACCACCCTGCTGTCGCTGATCGGGTTGCTGGAGCTGCTCGGCACCGCCCGGGCCGTGATGGCCAACCCCGCCTTCCTGGGGGACTACGGCGAGGTGTA